In the Olleya sp. Hel_I_94 genome, one interval contains:
- a CDS encoding sterol desaturase family protein, protein MQTIYYILVFLGTFTAMEFMAWFTHKYIMHGFLWSLHKDHHHKDHDSWFERNDAFFIFYAIVSMTCFYLWNYENVWYCLPIGLGIMAYGAAYFLVHDIFIHQRFKIFRNANNWYAKGVRRAHKIHHKHLGKGDGECFGMLFVPFKYFKR, encoded by the coding sequence ATGCAAACAATATATTACATATTAGTTTTTTTAGGAACTTTCACTGCAATGGAGTTTATGGCGTGGTTTACACATAAATACATCATGCATGGTTTTTTATGGAGTCTTCACAAAGATCACCACCACAAGGATCACGACAGTTGGTTTGAACGTAACGATGCTTTTTTTATATTTTATGCTATTGTAAGTATGACCTGTTTTTATCTATGGAACTACGAAAACGTTTGGTATTGTCTACCAATTGGATTAGGTATCATGGCATATGGTGCAGCCTATTTTTTAGTTCATGACATTTTTATACACCAACGTTTTAAAATATTTAGAAACGCTAATAATTGGTACGCAAAAGGTGTAAGACGTGCGCACAAAATTCATCATAAACATCTAGGTAAAGGTGATGGTGAATGTTTCGGGATGTTATTTGTACCGTTTAAGTATTTCAAAAGATAA
- a CDS encoding lycopene cyclase family protein yields the protein MSKNHYDYIIIGNGLAGLQLALAFNNDSHFANKRIALIDPSTKTSNDKTWSFWEQNTGLWEDIIHQKWSKATIFASNKTIDLKLNPYSYKTIRAIDFYSHALAILNQNKNITFITETANSVTDDNIITVNTNKNSYTANHVFDSRIAHDAISRLDQYTTITQHFKGWIIKTNTDAFNPDTITMMDYRLKDGDQTTFNYVLPFNKREALVEFTYFTEHTVEEHVYDSYIKKYIKDYLKIEDYQIIETEMGQIPMTNFPFEQSNTKNITKIGTAGGWVKGSTGYSFKLTEKKVATIIANIKANNTPSTDLFKTKYKFYDKIFLKVLKDENHKGEWIFEKFYSKNSIQTMFRFLDEDSSFKEELQIMFSLFSWSFIKAFFKTL from the coding sequence ATGTCTAAAAACCATTATGACTATATTATTATTGGTAATGGTTTAGCTGGCTTACAACTTGCTTTAGCATTTAACAATGATAGCCATTTTGCAAATAAGCGCATCGCTTTAATAGACCCATCCACTAAAACAAGTAATGATAAAACTTGGAGTTTCTGGGAGCAAAATACAGGTTTATGGGAAGATATTATTCACCAAAAATGGTCAAAAGCAACCATTTTTGCTTCAAACAAAACTATTGATTTAAAGCTTAATCCTTACAGTTATAAAACCATTCGTGCTATTGATTTTTATTCGCATGCTTTAGCAATTCTTAATCAGAATAAAAATATAACATTTATAACAGAAACTGCAAACTCTGTAACGGATGACAATATTATAACGGTAAACACCAATAAAAATTCGTACACTGCCAATCATGTATTTGATAGTCGCATAGCTCATGATGCTATTTCAAGATTAGATCAATACACGACCATAACACAACATTTTAAAGGTTGGATAATAAAAACTAACACAGACGCTTTTAATCCTGACACTATTACCATGATGGATTATAGATTAAAAGATGGTGATCAAACCACTTTTAACTATGTATTACCTTTTAATAAACGTGAAGCTTTAGTAGAGTTTACTTACTTTACTGAACATACAGTAGAAGAACATGTTTATGATAGTTATATTAAAAAATACATTAAAGACTATTTGAAAATTGAAGATTACCAAATTATTGAAACCGAAATGGGTCAAATACCAATGACCAATTTCCCTTTTGAGCAATCTAACACCAAAAACATTACTAAAATAGGAACAGCTGGTGGTTGGGTAAAAGGTAGTACAGGTTATTCTTTTAAGTTAACAGAAAAAAAAGTTGCGACAATAATTGCTAATATTAAAGCAAACAATACACCATCAACAGACTTATTTAAAACAAAATATAAGTTTTATGATAAAATATTTTTAAAAGTTTTAAAGGACGAAAACCATAAAGGTGAATGGATTTTTGAAAAATTTTACTCTAAAAATTCAATTCAAACTATGTTTAGATTTTTAGATGAAGACTCGTCGTTTAAAGAAGAATTACAAATTATGTTTTCGTTATTTTCTTGGAGTTTTATAAAAGCTTTTTTTAAAACACTTTAG
- a CDS encoding TlpA family protein disulfide reductase gives MKKPLFSLKNLVYLAIVLILVIPSSRQFVQIQIHKGLALFAPNVENETDRVQINNYNWNLIDLDNKVYNFRQAENKIVLISFWATWCPPCIAELPSMQKLYEAYKDKIEFVFVSNEKPETIKAFMKKNNYSFKVYSPLDAPNIELFNVNSIPRTFLINQKGEVVIDKNGAANWNSDSVKSIINKLLKD, from the coding sequence ATGAAAAAACCGTTGTTTTCGCTTAAAAATTTAGTTTACTTAGCTATAGTTTTAATATTAGTAATTCCGTCAAGTAGACAGTTTGTACAAATTCAAATCCACAAAGGGTTAGCTTTGTTTGCTCCAAACGTAGAGAATGAAACAGATAGAGTACAAATTAATAACTACAATTGGAATTTAATAGATTTGGATAATAAGGTATACAATTTCCGTCAAGCGGAAAATAAAATCGTGTTGATCAGCTTTTGGGCTACATGGTGTCCACCTTGCATAGCAGAGCTACCTAGTATGCAAAAATTATATGAAGCCTATAAGGATAAAATAGAATTTGTTTTTGTTTCCAATGAAAAACCTGAAACCATTAAAGCCTTCATGAAAAAAAACAATTATTCTTTTAAGGTTTATAGTCCGTTAGATGCACCTAACATAGAATTATTTAATGTAAATAGCATTCCAAGAACGTTTTTAATAAATCAAAAGGGAGAAGTTGTAATCGATAAAAATGGTGCAGCAAATTGGAATAGTGATTCGGTTAAATCAATAATTAATAAATTGCTTAAGGACTAA
- a CDS encoding anti-sigma factor domain-containing protein: MIRKMYLAVLALGVLSVSCSSDDDATAQQPETSTLTLNLSDLEALGNDFVYEGWIIVDGSPVSTGTFSDVTFPKTFQVSSSQLASASAFVLSIEPALDLDPAPAETKILAGDFSGSSANVNSNLVADFSAAAGKFILATPTDADDTNEESGVWFLDNATGTAVAGLDLPVLSDGWVYEGWAVIDGTPISTGTFTDPAMADANASTSPFKGDLGDGPGYPGEDYLQNAPIGFAFPTDLRGKTIVISVEPSPDNSTAPFTLKPLLQTVATDATVHTSIAMGTGPVQSLSGTVNR; this comes from the coding sequence ATGATTAGAAAAATGTATTTAGCTGTTTTAGCTTTAGGAGTATTAAGTGTATCATGCAGTAGTGATGACGACGCAACTGCACAACAACCAGAAACGTCTACTTTAACATTAAACCTATCCGATTTAGAAGCGTTGGGTAATGATTTTGTTTATGAAGGTTGGATTATTGTTGATGGATCTCCAGTATCCACAGGAACATTTAGTGATGTTACGTTTCCAAAAACATTTCAAGTATCAAGTTCTCAATTAGCTTCTGCTTCAGCATTTGTGTTGTCTATCGAGCCAGCTTTAGATTTAGATCCAGCTCCAGCTGAAACAAAAATTTTAGCAGGAGATTTTTCAGGTAGTTCTGCAAATGTAAACTCAAATTTAGTTGCAGATTTCTCTGCAGCAGCAGGAAAATTTATTTTAGCAACACCAACAGACGCTGATGACACTAATGAAGAAAGTGGAGTATGGTTTTTAGATAATGCAACTGGAACAGCTGTTGCAGGATTAGATTTACCAGTACTATCAGATGGTTGGGTATATGAAGGTTGGGCTGTAATTGATGGTACTCCAATAAGTACTGGTACTTTTACAGATCCAGCGATGGCAGATGCAAATGCATCAACATCACCTTTTAAAGGAGATTTAGGAGATGGTCCAGGTTATCCAGGTGAAGATTATTTACAAAATGCGCCTATAGGATTTGCGTTTCCAACTGATTTAAGAGGAAAAACTATTGTAATTTCAGTAGAGCCTAGTCCAGATAATAGTACAGCTCCTTTTACGCTAAAACCATTATTACAAACGGTAGCAACAGATGCAACTGTGCATACCTCTATAGCAATGGGAACAGGACCTGTACAATCATTATCAGGAACAGTAAACAGATAA
- a CDS encoding aconitate hydratase: MAFDIDMIKKVYSQMTERVDAARKVVGKPLTLSEKILYSHLWDGTPNKAFTRGKDYVDFAPDRIACQDATAQMALLQFMQAGKDKVAVPTTVHCDHLIQAKEGAATDLKHANSVSSEVFNFLESVSNKYGIGFWKPGAGIIHQVVLENYAFPGGMMIGTDSHTVNAGGLGMVAIGVGGADAVDVMAGMAWELKFPKLIGVRLTGKLSGWTAPKDVILKVAGIVSAKGGTGAIVEYFGEGAKAMSCTGKGTICNMGAEIGATTSTFGYDESMERYLRATDRADVADAANEVKEYLTADTEVYANPEQYFDQVIDINLSELGPLLNGPFTPDLSTPVGKTMGEKATENEWPIQVEWGLIGSCTNSSYEDLSRASSIAQQALDKGIKMKAELGINPGSEQVRFTADRDGILGIFEKLDAKIFTNACGPCIGQWARYSDPKNAPKNSIVHSFNRNFAKRADGNPNTHAFVASPEITAAIAIAGRLDFNPLTDSLLNENGEEVMFDEPTGWELPPKGFEVKDNGYLAPDEDGSGVVVKVASDSERLQLLTPFTPLGNDISGAKLLIKAFGKCTTDHISMAGPWLRFRGHLDNISNNCLIGAVNAFGMKTNFVKNQITGEFGGVPDTAREYKATGIKTVVVGDHNYGEGSSREHAAMEPRHLGVAAVIVKSFARIHETNLKKQGMLGLTFANEADYDLIQEDDTFNFIDLNEFAPNKPLTLELVHADGSKDTIVLNHTYNEAQIAWYNEGSALNLIKKENNA, encoded by the coding sequence ATGGCATTTGATATTGACATGATAAAAAAGGTATACAGCCAAATGACAGAACGTGTTGACGCAGCACGTAAAGTTGTAGGTAAACCTTTAACACTTTCTGAAAAGATTTTGTATTCTCACCTTTGGGACGGAACACCTAATAAAGCCTTCACAAGAGGTAAAGACTATGTGGATTTTGCTCCAGATAGAATAGCATGTCAAGATGCTACTGCACAAATGGCTTTATTGCAATTTATGCAAGCAGGTAAAGATAAAGTGGCAGTACCAACAACGGTTCACTGTGATCACTTAATCCAAGCTAAAGAAGGTGCTGCAACAGATTTAAAACACGCAAATAGCGTAAGTAGTGAGGTTTTTAACTTTTTAGAATCTGTATCTAATAAATACGGTATTGGTTTCTGGAAGCCAGGAGCTGGTATTATCCACCAAGTAGTTTTAGAAAATTATGCATTTCCAGGAGGAATGATGATTGGTACCGATTCTCATACAGTAAATGCTGGTGGTTTAGGTATGGTGGCTATTGGTGTTGGTGGTGCTGATGCAGTAGATGTTATGGCTGGAATGGCTTGGGAACTTAAATTTCCTAAATTAATAGGTGTAAGATTAACAGGTAAATTATCTGGATGGACTGCACCAAAAGATGTTATTTTAAAAGTTGCTGGAATTGTTTCTGCTAAAGGTGGAACTGGAGCAATTGTTGAATATTTTGGTGAAGGTGCCAAAGCAATGTCTTGTACTGGTAAAGGTACAATTTGTAACATGGGAGCAGAGATTGGAGCAACAACTTCAACTTTTGGATACGATGAGTCTATGGAGCGTTATTTACGTGCTACAGATAGAGCAGATGTTGCAGATGCAGCAAATGAAGTTAAAGAGTATCTAACTGCAGATACTGAGGTTTATGCAAACCCAGAGCAATATTTTGATCAAGTAATAGATATTAATTTATCAGAATTAGGACCATTATTAAATGGACCGTTTACTCCAGATTTATCAACTCCAGTTGGTAAAACAATGGGAGAAAAAGCAACTGAAAATGAGTGGCCAATTCAAGTAGAATGGGGACTTATTGGTTCTTGTACTAACTCGTCTTATGAAGATTTATCGCGTGCATCATCTATTGCACAACAAGCTTTAGACAAAGGCATAAAAATGAAAGCAGAATTAGGTATTAATCCAGGTTCTGAGCAAGTTCGTTTTACAGCAGATAGAGATGGTATTTTAGGAATCTTTGAAAAATTAGATGCTAAAATATTTACTAATGCTTGTGGTCCATGTATTGGACAATGGGCAAGATATAGCGATCCTAAAAATGCACCAAAAAATAGTATAGTACACTCGTTTAACCGAAACTTTGCTAAGCGTGCAGATGGTAACCCAAATACACATGCTTTTGTAGCCTCTCCAGAGATTACAGCTGCTATTGCTATTGCTGGTCGTTTAGACTTTAACCCTTTAACGGATTCGTTATTAAACGAAAATGGAGAGGAAGTTATGTTTGATGAGCCAACAGGATGGGAATTACCTCCAAAAGGTTTTGAAGTTAAGGATAACGGTTATTTAGCTCCTGATGAAGATGGAAGTGGAGTAGTAGTTAAAGTCGCTTCAGATTCTGAAAGATTACAATTATTAACACCTTTTACGCCTTTAGGTAATGATATTTCTGGTGCTAAATTATTAATTAAAGCATTTGGAAAATGTACAACAGACCATATTAGTATGGCTGGACCTTGGTTACGTTTTAGAGGACATTTAGATAATATTTCTAACAACTGTTTAATTGGTGCTGTTAATGCATTTGGAATGAAAACTAACTTTGTTAAAAATCAAATAACAGGAGAGTTTGGTGGAGTACCAGATACAGCTAGAGAGTATAAAGCAACAGGAATTAAAACTGTAGTAGTAGGAGACCATAACTATGGTGAAGGTTCTTCTCGTGAGCATGCAGCTATGGAGCCAAGACACTTAGGTGTTGCAGCGGTAATAGTTAAATCTTTTGCTCGTATCCACGAAACAAACCTTAAAAAACAAGGTATGTTAGGATTAACTTTTGCAAATGAAGCTGATTATGATTTAATCCAAGAAGATGATACCTTTAACTTTATAGATTTAAATGAATTTGCGCCAAATAAACCATTAACTTTAGAGTTAGTGCATGCAGATGGTAGCAAGGATACAATTGTTTTAAACCATACTTATAATGAAGCTCAAATAGCTTGGTATAACGAAGGAAGTGCGCTAAACTTAATTAAAAAAGAGAATAACGCATAA
- a CDS encoding acyltransferase family protein, giving the protein METITTYKQRIFGLDVVRALAIILIICSHATLLLFPDSQSSIIKTIQFFGTIGVDLFFILSGFLIGTILIKHIARNKTSITDFINFWLRRWLRTLPNYYLVLIINIGLLFLFNLDAPNQLYKYFFFLQNLSQKQSDFFTESWSLTIEEFAYIIGPVCFILLRVIFKKVTKWMFLLTTLVIIASAIYHKFLFDNMASIAIQDFSWSKSLRKVVVYRIDSIYYGFIGAFFAFYYSNTWVRYRYISLIIGVFLFIGIHLLILFNQLNPDSFSTFFNVYYLSLLSISILLTFPMFSNWQSSQFLSKTITNISLWSYSIYLINYSIVLLSIQHFTKNLELTYVGKFGVLFLYLVITFVLSYLLFTFFEYPILKFRDSKRYKRWFEN; this is encoded by the coding sequence TTGGAAACTATAACAACATATAAACAAAGAATATTTGGTTTAGATGTCGTTAGAGCATTGGCTATTATTTTAATAATATGCTCTCATGCCACGTTGCTATTATTTCCGGATTCTCAATCCAGTATCATAAAAACTATACAGTTTTTTGGAACTATTGGTGTTGATTTATTTTTTATTTTAAGTGGTTTTTTAATTGGTACCATCTTAATAAAGCATATAGCACGTAATAAAACTTCTATTACAGATTTTATTAATTTTTGGTTACGACGTTGGTTAAGGACATTGCCAAATTATTATCTGGTTTTAATTATAAATATTGGGTTGTTATTCCTGTTTAATTTGGACGCTCCAAATCAATTATATAAGTATTTCTTTTTTCTTCAAAATTTATCTCAAAAACAATCTGATTTTTTCACTGAATCTTGGAGTTTGACAATCGAGGAATTTGCTTATATAATAGGACCAGTTTGTTTTATTCTATTACGAGTGATTTTTAAAAAGGTGACAAAATGGATGTTTTTATTAACTACATTAGTCATTATAGCAAGTGCTATTTATCACAAGTTTTTGTTTGATAATATGGCATCAATAGCTATTCAAGATTTTTCATGGAGTAAGTCGCTACGTAAAGTCGTGGTCTACAGGATAGATAGTATTTACTATGGCTTTATTGGTGCTTTTTTTGCTTTTTATTACAGCAATACTTGGGTGCGTTACAGGTATATAAGTTTGATAATTGGTGTCTTCTTATTTATAGGAATTCATCTATTAATACTATTTAATCAATTAAATCCAGATAGTTTTAGTACGTTTTTTAATGTTTATTATTTATCGCTCTTATCCATAAGTATACTGCTTACATTTCCTATGTTTTCCAATTGGCAATCAAGTCAATTTTTATCAAAAACTATAACTAATATTAGTTTGTGGTCGTATTCAATATATTTAATTAATTACTCTATTGTGTTGTTAAGTATCCAGCATTTTACAAAAAACTTAGAACTAACTTATGTAGGTAAGTTTGGTGTTTTATTTTTATATTTAGTTATCACTTTTGTGCTTTCCTACCTGCTATTTACCTTTTTTGAATATCCAATTCTAAAATTTAGAGATTCTAAAAGGTACAAACGATGGTTTGAAAATTAG
- a CDS encoding GldL-related protein, giving the protein MSLKQFKVPLVLLVIGIILTIVGAMFKIQHKPYGSLLLTAGTFIEFCAIFLGIIKLIKVARQ; this is encoded by the coding sequence ATGAGTTTGAAGCAATTTAAAGTTCCGTTGGTGCTTTTAGTTATTGGTATAATATTAACCATAGTAGGAGCCATGTTTAAAATACAACATAAACCTTATGGTAGTCTATTATTAACAGCAGGTACTTTTATAGAATTTTGCGCTATATTTTTAGGTATTATCAAATTAATTAAAGTAGCTAGACAATAG
- a CDS encoding AAA family ATPase has translation MSDVAAVKSLVTKYNALRQEVAKVIIGQDDVVNQILISIFSGGHALLIGVPGLAKTLMVNTISQALGLDFKRIQFTPDLMPSDILGSEILDESRQFKFIKGPIFSNIILADEINRTPPKTQAALLEAMQERAVTVSGHHYKLDLPYFVLATQNPIEQEGTYPLPEAQLDRFMFAINLDYPTFQEEVDVVKATTSDHKPKVNALFTAQEITDFQQLIRRIPVADNVIEYAVTMVGKTRPLSEAASDLVKQYVDWGAGPRASQNLILAAKTHAAINGKFSPDIENVQAVATSILRHRMIKNYKAEAEGVTIEHIIKSLF, from the coding sequence ATGTCAGACGTTGCAGCAGTAAAATCTCTGGTAACAAAATATAATGCATTAAGACAAGAAGTAGCAAAAGTTATTATAGGTCAAGATGATGTTGTTAATCAGATTTTAATTTCTATTTTTTCTGGTGGTCATGCCTTATTAATAGGTGTTCCAGGATTAGCTAAAACGTTAATGGTTAATACAATTTCGCAAGCACTAGGACTAGACTTTAAACGCATACAGTTTACACCAGATTTAATGCCTAGTGATATTTTAGGAAGCGAAATCCTAGATGAAAGCAGACAATTTAAGTTTATAAAAGGACCAATATTTTCTAATATTATATTGGCAGATGAGATTAACCGTACACCTCCTAAAACACAAGCTGCTTTGCTAGAAGCAATGCAAGAGCGTGCAGTAACCGTTTCTGGGCATCATTATAAATTAGACTTACCATACTTTGTTTTAGCAACACAAAACCCAATAGAGCAGGAAGGGACTTATCCACTTCCAGAAGCGCAATTAGACCGTTTTATGTTTGCTATAAACCTTGATTATCCTACTTTTCAAGAAGAAGTAGATGTAGTTAAAGCAACCACATCAGATCATAAACCTAAAGTTAATGCGTTATTTACTGCTCAAGAAATCACAGATTTCCAGCAACTAATTAGACGTATTCCTGTGGCAGATAATGTCATAGAGTATGCTGTAACTATGGTAGGAAAAACAAGACCACTTAGTGAAGCTGCTTCAGATCTAGTTAAACAGTATGTAGATTGGGGAGCAGGTCCTAGAGCTTCTCAAAACTTAATTTTAGCAGCTAAAACACATGCTGCTATTAACGGTAAATTTTCTCCAGATATAGAAAATGTTCAAGCTGTAGCAACAAGTATATTGCGTCACAGAATGATTAAAAACTATAAGGCTGAAGCCGAAGGTGTAACCATCGAACATATTATTAAAAGCCTTTTTTAA
- a CDS encoding peptidylprolyl isomerase translates to MPLKTNNLKFTIKSKTLNALAFILLATFATSAQEIIDETAQEQVKDTTNTGGALKVDGVAAVVGDYIVLDSDIDKMILQLKAQGASIQGVSRCQLFGKLLEDKLYAHHAIQDSIVISDAEIRSYVDQQVQQFLQQTNGNMDELLKFYKKEDEVSFREEMFEINKSNKLASEMQKKIIADIEVTPEEVRQFFNKIPKEERPRFGTELKVAQIIVEPKVSDEEKQRVIDRLKEFKREIEEDGKSFRSRAAFYSADPGSKKAGGKLPPMNRSKPRMVKEFRDVAFSLQEGEISEPFATDYGYHIIYLEKIRGQEYDVSHILLVPEISDEEVLEAKEKIEKIKADIAKGDYTFADAAREFSDEKETKYQGGQLINPQTQDYNFELTRMDPELYGQLQGLENNTISEVLTDTDRQGNIKFKLVTVTDRIDEHDADYARDYLKIKELALNEKQFDAIGKWQNEKILDTYIKISESHRDCDFSSNWLKK, encoded by the coding sequence ATGCCATTAAAAACAAACAATTTGAAATTTACAATTAAAAGTAAAACGTTAAATGCCTTAGCGTTTATATTATTAGCAACGTTTGCTACTTCGGCTCAAGAAATAATTGACGAAACAGCACAAGAGCAAGTTAAAGATACCACTAATACAGGTGGAGCACTTAAAGTAGATGGTGTTGCTGCGGTAGTGGGTGATTACATTGTTTTAGATAGTGATATTGACAAAATGATTTTACAACTTAAAGCACAAGGTGCATCTATACAAGGTGTATCACGTTGTCAATTATTTGGTAAATTATTAGAAGATAAATTATATGCACATCACGCCATCCAAGATAGTATTGTTATTAGTGATGCCGAAATTCGTTCATACGTAGACCAACAAGTTCAACAATTTTTACAACAAACTAATGGTAACATGGATGAGTTACTTAAGTTTTATAAAAAAGAAGACGAAGTTAGTTTTAGAGAAGAAATGTTTGAAATTAACAAAAGCAATAAGTTAGCTTCTGAGATGCAAAAGAAAATTATTGCAGATATAGAAGTTACTCCAGAAGAAGTGCGTCAGTTTTTCAATAAAATACCAAAAGAAGAACGTCCAAGATTTGGAACAGAATTAAAAGTAGCACAAATTATTGTTGAGCCTAAAGTAAGCGATGAGGAAAAACAACGTGTTATAGATCGATTAAAAGAATTTAAGAGAGAAATAGAAGAAGACGGTAAAAGTTTTAGATCTAGAGCAGCTTTTTATTCTGCAGATCCAGGTTCTAAAAAAGCAGGAGGAAAATTACCTCCAATGAATAGATCTAAACCAAGAATGGTTAAAGAGTTTAGAGATGTTGCCTTTTCTTTACAAGAAGGAGAAATATCAGAGCCTTTTGCTACAGATTACGGATACCATATTATCTATTTAGAAAAAATTAGAGGTCAAGAATATGATGTAAGTCACATTTTATTAGTTCCTGAAATATCTGATGAAGAAGTTTTAGAAGCCAAAGAAAAAATTGAAAAAATAAAAGCAGACATAGCTAAAGGTGATTATACTTTTGCTGATGCAGCAAGAGAGTTTAGTGACGAAAAAGAAACTAAATACCAAGGTGGTCAATTAATTAATCCACAAACTCAGGATTATAATTTTGAACTAACTAGAATGGATCCGGAATTATATGGGCAATTACAAGGTCTAGAAAACAACACAATTAGTGAGGTGTTAACAGATACTGACAGACAAGGTAATATCAAGTTTAAGTTGGTAACAGTAACGGATAGAATTGATGAGCATGATGCTGATTATGCACGTGATTATTTAAAAATTAAAGAATTAGCTTTAAACGAAAAGCAATTTGATGCTATCGGTAAATGGCAAAACGAAAAAATATTAGATACTTACATTAAAATTAGCGAATCTCACAGAGATTGTGACTTTAGTAGTAACTGGTTAAAAAAATAA
- a CDS encoding peptidyl-prolyl cis-trans isomerase encodes MKKLSYILIMLGVLWSCDYFKPAQQENAIARVEEVFLYSSDLKKALPENLSQSDSTIFANNFINKWATQQLFVQNAQVNLSDAKLEKFDRLIQQYKNDLYSKAYVEALVSKNLDTTVSVTEAASYYDLNKDAFKLNEDLIQFRYINVEANRLDLEKIKTKFKRFNKSDKKELDSISIQFKSYSLKDSLWIRVDQVINKIPVVTLDNKNELLKKSNFIQLKDSLGLYLMQINNVLLRNDTAPLEYVRPTINQIVVNKRKLELIKQLEKDITKDAIKNKQFEIYN; translated from the coding sequence TTGAAAAAACTAAGCTACATATTAATAATGTTAGGTGTTTTATGGTCTTGTGACTATTTTAAACCTGCACAACAAGAAAATGCTATCGCTAGAGTAGAAGAAGTTTTTTTATATTCAAGTGATTTAAAAAAGGCCTTGCCAGAAAATTTAAGCCAATCAGATAGTACTATTTTTGCTAATAACTTTATTAATAAATGGGCAACACAACAACTATTTGTGCAAAATGCGCAAGTTAATTTGTCTGATGCAAAATTGGAAAAATTTGATAGGTTAATACAACAATACAAAAATGATTTGTACAGTAAAGCCTATGTGGAAGCCTTAGTATCTAAAAACTTAGACACCACAGTATCAGTAACAGAAGCTGCTTCATATTACGATTTAAATAAAGACGCCTTTAAGTTAAATGAAGATCTAATTCAGTTTAGATATATTAATGTTGAAGCAAATCGCTTAGATTTAGAAAAAATTAAAACCAAATTTAAACGCTTTAATAAGTCAGATAAAAAAGAGTTAGATTCAATTTCAATACAATTTAAATCTTATTCATTAAAAGATTCGTTATGGATAAGGGTTGATCAGGTTATTAATAAAATACCTGTCGTGACATTAGATAACAAAAATGAATTGTTAAAAAAATCTAATTTTATACAACTCAAAGACTCATTAGGATTATATTTGATGCAAATAAATAATGTGTTGTTACGAAACGATACTGCTCCATTGGAGTACGTTAGACCAACCATTAACCAAATCGTTGTTAACAAACGAAAATTGGAATTAATAAAACAATTAGAAAAGGACATTACTAAAGATGCCATTAAAAACAAACAATTTGAAATTTACAATTAA